TCGCCGCCATCGGCGCCATCGCCATCGGTGAGGCCGCAGAAGGCGCCCTCGTCGTCTTCCTGTTCGCCATTGGCGAACTGCTGGAGAACGTCGCCGCCGGACGGGCGAGGGCGGGCATCCAGGCCCTCGCCGCCCTGGCACCCAAGACTGCCCTGCTGCTTGAAGGCAACCAGACCCGCGAGGTGCCCGTCGAGCAGTTGCAGGTCGGGCAGCTGGTCCGGGTGCAGCCCGGTGGCCGCGTTCCAGCCGACGGAACCATTACCGAAGGCGACTCCAACCTCGACGACTCCCCGGTGACGGGCGAGAGCGTCCCCGTCCACAAGAGCGCCGGCGACACCGTGTACGCGGGCAGCATCAACACGGACGGCGTGCTGACCGTCCAGGTGGACCGGGGCGCCTCGGACAACACCATCGCCCGGATCATCCACCTGGTCGAGGAGGCCGAGTCGTCCAAGGCGCCCACCGCGCGCTTCATCGACCGGTTCTCCCGCTGGTACACCCCCGCGGCGATGGGCGTGGCCCTCCTGTTCGCGGTCCTCCCGCCCCTGCTCTTCGGCCAGCCGTGGAACGAATGGATCTACAAGGGCGTGGCCCTGCTCCTCATCGCCTGCCCCTGCGCCCTGGTGCTCTCCGTGCCGGCCGCCGTCACCAGCGGGATCTCGGCCGGTGCCCGCCGCGGCCTGCTGATCAAAGGCGGCGCGGCGCTGGAAACCATCGGCAGCGTGAAGACGATCGCGTTCGACAAGACCGGCACCCTGACCGAGAACAAGCCCCAGGTGACGGACGTCCTGCCCCTGGCCGCCTCCGAGCAGGAAGTGGTGACGCTGGCCGCTGCGGTGGAAACGGGCAGCGCCCACCCACTCGCCAAGGCCATCCTGGCGCGGGCGGCAGGTCAACCCGTTCCCACGGCCCAGGACGCCAAGGCCATTTCCGGCAAAGCCGTGACCGCCACGGTGCAGGGACGCGCCCTCGCGGTGGGGTCCCCGCGCTACGCCCTGGAAGTGGCCGCCTTGACGGCTGGCGAGCAGGCGCAGATCGCCCACCTCGAAGAGCAGGGAAAGACAGTGGTGGTCCTGCTGGACGGCCCCCGGGCCCTGGGGTTGATCGCCATCCGGGATGAGCCTCGTCAGGACGCGAAAGAAGCGGTGGCCCGGCTGAAGGGACTGGGCGTGCGCTCCCTGATGCTCACCGGGGACAACGCGCGGACCGGTCACGCCATCGGCCGTGACCTGGGCCTGGAGGTGGAAGCGGAACTGCTTCCCGAAGACAAGCTCCAGCGCATCGCTGCCCTGAAGCAAAGCGGCAAGGTGGCGATGGTGGGCGACGGCATCAACGACGCCCCAGCGCTCGCGCAAAGTGACGTGGGCATCGCGATGGGCGGGGGCACTGACGTGGCCCTGGAAACCGCCGACGCCGCCCTGCTGCGGCACTCGGTCACGGGCGTCGCGGAACTCGTGGAACTCTCCCGGGCCGTCATGACCAACATCCGTCAGAACGTGGCCTTCGCGCTGGGCCTCAAGGCGATCTTCCTCGTGACCACGCTGCTCGGCATCACCGGCCTGTGGCCCGCGATCCTCAGTGACACGGGCGCCACCGTCCTGGTGACCGCCAACGCCCTGCGCCTGCTGCGCTTCAAGCCCGGCGTGTGAGGCTCCTCCGGTCATCCCGGAGGCCGCACACAACCACACCTCATCCCCGCGGACCAGGCACGACCGTCGCCTCCCTGAACACCGTCACCGTCCGCTGGCCCCAGACAGGTACCCTCCCATGAGCGACTCCCGAACTGACAATGATGAACACAACCTCGACGCCAGCCAGGCCGCAGACCGCCGGATTCTGTGGCTGGTGCTCCTGATCAACCTTGGGCAATCTCTGGCTGGCGCGGGCGTGGGGCTCTGGGCCTCCTCGACGGCCGTGATTGGCGCGGCCCTCGACAATTTGGCCGACGCGTCCGTCTACGGTGTCAGTCTCTACGCGGTGGGCCGCGCCGCCACCATCAAGGTCCGCGCCGCCCGCCTGTCCGGCTGGCTGCTGATTGGCCTCGCGGCGCTGCTGTTCGTGGAAGTGCTGCGCCGATTCTTCGGGGGTGAGGCGCCCATTGGCCCCGCGATGATGGCCATGGCGGCCGTGAACGCAGCCCTGAATCTGGTCTGCCTGCACCTCCTGAAGCGCCATCAGGGTGAGGACGTGAACTTCAAAGCGTCGGCCATCTTTACCAGCAACGATTCGCTCGTGAACCTCGCCATCGTGCTGTCTGGAGCGCTGGTGCTGTGGCTGGATTCGAACCTCCCGGACCTCTTGCTCGGCCTGATCGTGTCGGCCATCGCGGCGAACGGGGGTCGGGAAATCCTGTCTGAGGCGGCCGAGGCCGCAGAACATGCGCGGCCCGGGACCTGATCGTGCACCTGACCGTCAAGCGCTGTCCCGTCCGCTCGCTCCGAGGTGTCCCATGT
This sequence is a window from Deinococcus grandis. Protein-coding genes within it:
- a CDS encoding heavy metal translocating P-type ATPase, whose product is MTSSPPTSSTHLRYFVERMDCADCAHTVQSALTRLPGVGAPQVNFTTQTLSLTLDEARLSRERLEQTLRSLGYPPTLQSPNPTSTAPLRYFVNNMDCADCANKVQGVVTRLPGVSEPKVNFTTQTLSLTLDEARTPRAQLEQTLRSIGYPPELQAEVNPAPGTASISAPRPARVELPWYRTSKGRNVLLTGALLALAFVFSLVAPSLAFWAYAAATAIGVWPLLLKAVATARLGEPFTINTLISVAAIGAIAIGEAAEGALVVFLFAIGELLENVAAGRARAGIQALAALAPKTALLLEGNQTREVPVEQLQVGQLVRVQPGGRVPADGTITEGDSNLDDSPVTGESVPVHKSAGDTVYAGSINTDGVLTVQVDRGASDNTIARIIHLVEEAESSKAPTARFIDRFSRWYTPAAMGVALLFAVLPPLLFGQPWNEWIYKGVALLLIACPCALVLSVPAAVTSGISAGARRGLLIKGGAALETIGSVKTIAFDKTGTLTENKPQVTDVLPLAASEQEVVTLAAAVETGSAHPLAKAILARAAGQPVPTAQDAKAISGKAVTATVQGRALAVGSPRYALEVAALTAGEQAQIAHLEEQGKTVVVLLDGPRALGLIAIRDEPRQDAKEAVARLKGLGVRSLMLTGDNARTGHAIGRDLGLEVEAELLPEDKLQRIAALKQSGKVAMVGDGINDAPALAQSDVGIAMGGGTDVALETADAALLRHSVTGVAELVELSRAVMTNIRQNVAFALGLKAIFLVTTLLGITGLWPAILSDTGATVLVTANALRLLRFKPGV
- a CDS encoding cation transporter: MSDSRTDNDEHNLDASQAADRRILWLVLLINLGQSLAGAGVGLWASSTAVIGAALDNLADASVYGVSLYAVGRAATIKVRAARLSGWLLIGLAALLFVEVLRRFFGGEAPIGPAMMAMAAVNAALNLVCLHLLKRHQGEDVNFKASAIFTSNDSLVNLAIVLSGALVLWLDSNLPDLLLGLIVSAIAANGGREILSEAAEAAEHARPGT